The Leucobacter chromiiresistens genome has a window encoding:
- the nrdH gene encoding glutaredoxin-like protein NrdH, with amino-acid sequence MNTITVYTKPSCVQCTATYRALDSKGIVYDVVDFSTDEAALQTVKELGYMQAPVVVTDDDNWSGFRPDKIAGLVG; translated from the coding sequence ATGAACACCATCACTGTGTACACGAAGCCCAGCTGCGTGCAGTGCACCGCGACCTATCGCGCTCTCGACAGCAAAGGGATCGTCTACGACGTCGTGGATTTCTCGACCGACGAAGCCGCGCTCCAGACCGTCAAGGAACTGGGGTACATGCAAGCCCCCGTCGTGGTTACCGACGACGACAACTGGAGTGGGTTTCGACCCGACAAAATCGCCGGCCTCGTTGGCTGA
- a CDS encoding cysteine hydrolase family protein, giving the protein MSSSEPRATAEEVNALVENYYGTLGAAGYAEPLPLHPADTALVLVDIQQHLSTRSIRASLKHAGVYDESAEPVLAAINADLQVALRNISQVLAKCREVGIRPIHVGIQSYLPDSADAGMLHKAAGMLYAPGSYDSQFLPEAAPLDGEIVLTKTCSGIHVGTHIDQVLRNLGVQNVIVTGFYTDQCVSASVRDLTDLGYRVSLVDDAMGAMSPERHQNALQSIRKLYANSESTEEILPRLDQVAAKLTKKKRGWLSGRHGR; this is encoded by the coding sequence ATGAGTAGTTCCGAGCCACGGGCCACGGCCGAAGAGGTCAACGCGCTCGTCGAGAACTACTACGGCACGCTCGGTGCAGCCGGGTACGCCGAACCGTTGCCGCTGCATCCCGCCGATACCGCCCTCGTGCTCGTCGACATTCAGCAGCACCTCTCGACCCGCTCGATCCGCGCCTCACTCAAGCACGCCGGGGTGTACGACGAGAGCGCCGAACCGGTGCTGGCCGCGATCAACGCGGACCTGCAGGTCGCGCTCCGGAACATCAGCCAGGTGCTCGCGAAGTGCCGCGAGGTCGGCATTCGCCCCATCCATGTGGGCATTCAGTCGTACCTGCCGGACTCAGCCGACGCCGGGATGCTGCACAAAGCTGCCGGCATGTTGTACGCCCCCGGCTCCTACGATTCCCAGTTCCTTCCAGAAGCTGCGCCGCTCGACGGGGAGATCGTTCTGACGAAAACTTGCTCCGGCATCCACGTGGGAACGCACATCGACCAGGTGCTCCGAAATCTCGGTGTGCAGAACGTCATCGTGACGGGTTTCTACACGGACCAGTGCGTAAGCGCTTCGGTGCGAGATCTCACGGATCTTGGCTACCGGGTCAGCTTGGTTGATGACGCGATGGGGGCGATGAGTCCCGAGCGGCATCAGAACGCGCTACAGAGCATCCGGAAGCTGTACGCGAATTCTGAGAGCACTGAAGAGATCCTCCCCCGCCTCGACCAGGTCGCGGCGAAGCTGACGAAGAAGAAGCGCGGCTGGCTGTCTGGCCGGCACGGCAGGTGA
- a CDS encoding LPXTG cell wall anchor domain-containing protein, with amino-acid sequence MEKNPVKIRPFITAAVAAGIVLAPTAAMADDTIADTPMTTEFQETEVFANAQDCEATPAPPAPVAQTVVAEDAAPAPGDLSTENTVTAENVKVVPGDLPEAPADPVDCGTPTIPSLPGDGHIDPVEPVDPVNPVEPVDPVAPVAPVDPVVPVAPVDPVVPVAPADPIEPVAPVDPGVVPGESVTPVGWTETPNQNMQQISYPDALATTGGEPASWLGAAAAATLAAGAALFAFGRRKRGAEAAV; translated from the coding sequence ATGGAGAAGAACCCCGTGAAAATCAGACCCTTCATCACTGCAGCAGTCGCTGCCGGCATCGTCCTCGCCCCGACCGCGGCGATGGCAGACGACACCATCGCAGACACCCCCATGACCACCGAGTTCCAGGAGACGGAAGTCTTCGCGAACGCGCAGGACTGCGAAGCGACACCGGCGCCCCCGGCCCCGGTCGCCCAGACCGTAGTGGCCGAAGATGCCGCCCCCGCCCCAGGGGATCTGTCTACCGAGAACACGGTGACGGCAGAGAACGTCAAGGTAGTCCCCGGTGACCTGCCTGAGGCGCCGGCCGATCCGGTCGACTGCGGAACCCCGACCATCCCGTCCCTCCCCGGTGATGGCCACATCGACCCGGTCGAACCTGTTGACCCGGTCAACCCCGTCGAGCCGGTCGATCCTGTCGCCCCGGTCGCCCCGGTGGATCCCGTCGTGCCGGTCGCCCCGGTGGATCCCGTGGTGCCGGTGGCGCCGGCAGATCCGATCGAACCGGTCGCACCGGTGGATCCGGGCGTGGTGCCCGGTGAGTCTGTCACTCCGGTGGGGTGGACCGAGACGCCGAATCAGAACATGCAGCAGATCTCGTACCCTGATGCGTTGGCGACGACGGGCGGGGAGCCGGCCAGCTGGCTCGGAGCCGCTGCAGCAGCGACGCTCGCTGCAGGAGCTGCCCTGTTCGCGTTCGGCCGCCGCAAGCGCGGTGCAGAGGCAGCGGTGTAG
- a CDS encoding thermonuclease family protein encodes MNKRTVTRITKLAVTLVAVTIAAFIAAQNIDVDAPGRNPGTATNSSTQQVVAVIDGDTIKTVDAEGTVNRVRIIGIDTPEIGRGGTVDERWAQEARTALVALLDGQDVDLISDPSQGDVDRYGRLLRHLHTDAGNVAEQLLVQGAGHEYTYSKPYVGQAEFRNAENSARKAGAGLWGACTPTN; translated from the coding sequence GTGAACAAGCGCACTGTCACCCGCATCACGAAGCTCGCCGTCACGCTCGTGGCCGTAACGATCGCTGCCTTCATCGCCGCACAGAACATCGACGTCGACGCCCCGGGGAGGAACCCCGGCACTGCGACGAACTCATCGACGCAGCAGGTGGTTGCCGTGATCGACGGAGACACGATCAAGACCGTCGACGCCGAGGGCACCGTGAACCGCGTCCGCATCATCGGCATCGATACCCCAGAAATCGGCCGGGGCGGCACCGTAGACGAACGCTGGGCGCAGGAAGCGCGTACCGCACTCGTCGCGCTGCTCGACGGCCAGGACGTCGACCTCATCAGCGACCCGTCCCAGGGAGACGTCGACCGGTACGGGCGTCTCCTGCGCCACCTGCACACCGACGCCGGCAACGTGGCCGAGCAGCTCCTCGTGCAGGGCGCGGGACACGAGTACACGTACTCCAAGCCTTACGTCGGCCAGGCCGAGTTTCGCAATGCAGAGAACAGCGCCCGCAAAGCTGGAGCGGGACTCTGGGGAGCCTGCACGCCCACGAACTGA
- a CDS encoding DUF6153 family protein produces MKLSTVNPIPQQRTGHRPHAYLWFAAAGLIVLVIAGLLGMHTLSVSSTENGRGTDAQPSAVTFSDGVGNHGVDVLTPAAGIGDPSLVSGTAHTDSSPCGVECDPVGHSDEHGMLAMACVLALMIGLLILRRPLFRRLTNLHRAIFLPFSYLFVARYVRPPSLISLSISRT; encoded by the coding sequence ATGAAATTGAGTACCGTGAACCCCATTCCGCAGCAACGCACAGGCCACCGGCCTCATGCGTATCTCTGGTTCGCGGCGGCTGGTCTCATCGTTTTGGTGATTGCCGGCCTCCTAGGGATGCACACACTGAGTGTCAGCTCCACGGAAAACGGCAGAGGCACGGATGCTCAACCTTCGGCCGTGACTTTCTCTGACGGCGTGGGGAATCATGGTGTTGACGTTCTAACTCCTGCTGCGGGCATCGGAGACCCAAGCTTGGTGAGTGGTACGGCGCACACCGATTCATCACCTTGTGGTGTGGAATGCGATCCAGTCGGACATTCCGATGAACACGGGATGCTGGCAATGGCGTGTGTTCTAGCTCTGATGATCGGGTTGCTCATACTCAGGCGGCCTCTCTTCAGACGCCTAACGAACCTTCACAGGGCAATATTTCTGCCCTTTTCTTACCTTTTTGTGGCGCGCTATGTCAGGCCGCCCTCCCTTATCTCGCTGTCAATCAGTCGAACCTGA
- a CDS encoding Fic family protein has protein sequence MGEYVERQWAPSSTFGLSRREQTGGTYLAFVPGVLGAQGPPISASTFSVVADAQSTVSRADGIIGESELYLNHLLLRSESIASSLIEGHVISAKKLALADVLGRGKENAVAVLQNLRAMEYAIDVVAEKWDIELEDLVQLQQTITPDLERGFRTQQNWIGGGYSPLTASFVPPPESEVVPLLDDLLAYVNQSEHPPLLKAAIAHAQFETIHPFIDGNGRTGRALIHAILKRDGITDRAVLPISTVFSTAKDHYIAGLTAFREEPPNVDLWVQEFCQSAVRAAGNVVLLKERADELDELLRERHHAWRSGQGIPAAPRADATVERVRRDLASQPVLTVAATAERYGVSRPAAERALTELADAGVLSVSKNHRGVRAAFVSDEHLHLVTLAERSNKAGGWDTADEATASRLALPESTLRWPPGDPVFHTQSRSGDYGNPQSPSGLGY, from the coding sequence ATGGGCGAATACGTCGAGCGCCAATGGGCGCCGTCCTCAACGTTCGGCCTGTCCCGGCGAGAACAGACCGGCGGCACGTACCTCGCGTTCGTACCCGGCGTCCTGGGGGCACAGGGGCCGCCGATCAGTGCGAGCACGTTCTCGGTTGTCGCCGACGCGCAGAGCACGGTGTCGCGTGCGGACGGCATCATCGGTGAGTCCGAGCTGTACCTCAATCACCTGCTGCTGCGATCTGAGAGCATCGCATCCTCCCTCATCGAGGGTCATGTCATCTCCGCGAAGAAGCTCGCCCTTGCAGACGTGCTCGGCCGTGGGAAAGAGAACGCCGTCGCGGTCCTGCAGAATCTTCGCGCGATGGAATACGCGATTGACGTCGTCGCAGAAAAATGGGACATCGAGCTTGAAGATCTGGTGCAGCTACAGCAGACGATCACGCCGGATCTTGAGCGTGGCTTCCGCACGCAACAGAATTGGATCGGTGGGGGCTACTCCCCGCTCACTGCATCGTTCGTGCCGCCGCCCGAGTCCGAAGTGGTGCCACTGTTGGACGATCTGCTCGCGTATGTGAATCAGAGCGAACATCCTCCACTGCTGAAGGCCGCGATCGCTCATGCTCAGTTTGAGACGATCCACCCGTTCATCGACGGGAACGGACGCACGGGTCGTGCGCTCATCCACGCGATCTTGAAGCGGGACGGTATCACCGATCGCGCCGTGCTCCCGATCAGCACGGTCTTCTCGACAGCGAAGGATCACTACATTGCGGGGCTCACGGCGTTCCGCGAAGAACCACCGAACGTGGACCTCTGGGTGCAGGAGTTCTGCCAGTCGGCCGTGCGCGCTGCGGGAAACGTCGTGCTGCTGAAGGAGCGGGCAGACGAGTTGGACGAGCTACTCCGGGAGCGCCATCATGCGTGGCGTTCCGGGCAGGGTATCCCCGCAGCGCCGCGCGCCGATGCGACAGTGGAACGAGTACGGCGAGATCTTGCATCCCAGCCCGTACTCACAGTGGCCGCGACGGCTGAGCGATACGGGGTGTCCCGGCCCGCCGCGGAGCGGGCGCTGACGGAACTTGCAGACGCCGGGGTGCTGAGCGTCAGCAAGAACCACCGCGGAGTGCGAGCCGCATTCGTCTCCGACGAGCACTTGCACCTGGTGACTCTGGCAGAGCGCAGCAACAAAGCAGGCGGCTGGGACACCGCGGACGAGGCGACCGCTTCACGGCTGGCACTGCCAGAGTCCACACTGCGGTGGCCACCAGGCGACCCGGTGTTTCACACCCAGAGCCGAAGCGGGGACTACGGAAACCCGCAGTCCCCGTCGGGCCTGGGCTACTAG
- a CDS encoding F510_1955 family glycosylhydrolase has protein sequence MKRSFAAFILTIGAFTVVGCASPGNPPADTSPPRIEHVHSITGDPRSEGVLLGTHNGIFTVTLGGKVNGPVGGNDFDAMGFTLLGDAFIASGHPGLETPEQLGSPNLGIIRSDDQGENWEPVSMNGVEDFHVLTASTDGTLYGVGSSEQVLLRSSDAGLTWEKGARIEAVDVTKANESVYALTKDGLQQSADDGDTFVPVAEAPLFYAIEVKSNGALVGVDVEGTLWQNDAQGDWVQIAQAEGTVQALGIALNDAPVWVDDRGVVELATDEVRVIAGNG, from the coding sequence GTGAAGAGATCTTTCGCTGCCTTCATCCTCACCATTGGAGCTTTCACTGTCGTGGGGTGTGCATCTCCAGGCAACCCCCCTGCTGATACGTCTCCGCCACGTATCGAGCATGTGCACTCCATCACGGGCGACCCCAGAAGCGAGGGCGTTCTCCTCGGCACACACAACGGCATCTTCACCGTCACCCTCGGTGGCAAAGTAAATGGTCCTGTGGGAGGCAACGACTTTGACGCGATGGGATTCACCCTTCTAGGGGACGCTTTCATAGCGTCGGGTCATCCCGGCCTAGAGACCCCAGAACAACTCGGTTCCCCAAACCTGGGCATCATTCGAAGCGATGATCAGGGCGAGAATTGGGAACCAGTGTCAATGAATGGTGTCGAAGATTTTCACGTGCTTACAGCTAGCACAGACGGCACTCTCTACGGCGTTGGCTCGTCGGAGCAAGTCCTGCTCAGAAGTTCGGATGCTGGCCTCACCTGGGAGAAAGGGGCCCGGATCGAAGCCGTTGACGTCACGAAGGCAAACGAATCGGTGTACGCATTGACCAAGGATGGGCTTCAACAGAGCGCGGACGATGGAGACACCTTTGTCCCGGTCGCTGAGGCTCCGCTCTTCTACGCAATTGAGGTGAAAAGCAATGGAGCGCTCGTCGGGGTCGATGTTGAAGGAACTCTCTGGCAAAACGACGCGCAAGGGGACTGGGTTCAGATTGCGCAGGCCGAGGGGACCGTACAAGCCCTCGGTATCGCACTCA
- the mobF gene encoding MobF family relaxase, which produces MMTVTLIGASRDAWGYLMNTVADEHTIDRAEGKAAYYMSNGTPPGAWAGSGATALGLDVGTAVEERELVALFGDGVHPTTGQQLGRKYNTVLPLEKRIERKIQAAAADPKNRDLSEPEFEALADQIRREVTEKPERQSVAGFEFVFSPPKSVSSWWALADPALKDEIRQAHHAAIQATIEKLETDIIRTRTGADGVAQAHVRGISAALFDHWDSREGDPQLHTHMLVSNRVQGEDGRWRTIDSRWSLMPAVATAGAYYDGVLMDELSSRFGIEWTVEDVLQRPEQYREWLVESQRPDTPAARQQFSIDAGTNPGSVKWQIDGVPKTLVEEYSTRSHAIRKEKDRLVAKYVKEHCKQPSDRAVIKMRQYATFATRAAKKARSLRELTQNWRERAKSHIGDSFLFADRLLDTAAPRKADLPLWSFRHDDVDDDAARDAAEFVLHTLASARSTWGRRNAETAALRAIAGWRFRSPEDRDQAVHRVVDLVLSQAIPLTPKNHLHTPYRFRTADGQDMFHPEARDLFTTREVWDAEGRLLEAGRSLQGPRIEQAIVDTHISLPTGTERRVLSSDQAAAVENIVTSGRQVDVLVGPAGAGKTTSLEKLRELWELTHGAGTVRGLAPTARAAEVLAESLGIQTENTAKWLHETARGTDTKDGIDYRLQPGELIIVDEASIGGTLALDAIRAQVQAAGAKLLLVGDWAQLAAVDAGGAFGLLASDRQDVAELVNLHRFTADWEADASKLLRLGKTAGLDAYIEHDRVFAGLDETIIDQAVDAWRTDEATLDDSGDRLVSLLIAPTNEMVERLNTIARTWRIEQGDVDATQETVIASGVASPGDRIVTRQNARTLRTDHDRWVKNNDEWVVAGINPDTGDIVAVAGDEYVTLPADYCRDHVQLAYATTAHRSQGRTVDTAHTIVDSSASRETFYVAMTRGKRSNKAYVVVDENGDMGDPGALGMTRTWRETLEHVVTKQGGDIAAHDTLREEAERIGSIRQLAAEYQTLTADQLEREYLPGLANLHLVDPESPDSPYLGPVLVNLRRLETRGHDVPGTITELLATRDLDGARDVLAVLHYRLNTHLEDLREHDAYARFAPLLAPFGIDSEETRSNLRLGRMLTALEGAADTTLEDAVRGALERMDRGSTRDVSARLAHLLRSEYRIDPDALDAPDHLRSVNTVHHIAGLIEPAPDFGDPDFGKALRDRELAMQLRAELVVDRAIADKEPWLEALGEQLPGAESEWRRRAVTVACFRDLYGVATDEPLGREHAHARNRERDRQIAAAALRVAPAPRTEGSYVPAQQGPDVLPSAPVLGY; this is translated from the coding sequence ATGATGACCGTCACCCTCATTGGTGCGTCGCGAGACGCCTGGGGCTACCTCATGAACACCGTCGCCGACGAGCACACCATCGACCGCGCCGAAGGCAAAGCCGCGTACTACATGTCGAACGGCACCCCACCCGGCGCGTGGGCCGGAAGCGGAGCCACCGCACTCGGCCTCGACGTCGGCACGGCAGTTGAAGAACGCGAACTCGTCGCACTTTTCGGGGATGGCGTGCACCCCACCACCGGGCAACAGCTCGGCCGCAAATACAACACCGTCCTCCCGCTCGAGAAACGCATCGAGCGGAAGATCCAGGCGGCAGCCGCCGACCCGAAGAACCGTGACCTCAGCGAGCCCGAATTCGAAGCGCTCGCAGACCAGATCCGGCGAGAGGTCACCGAGAAGCCCGAGAGACAGTCCGTGGCCGGGTTCGAGTTCGTGTTCTCCCCACCCAAGAGCGTGAGCTCGTGGTGGGCGCTTGCAGATCCCGCACTGAAAGACGAGATCCGGCAAGCCCACCACGCCGCGATTCAAGCAACGATCGAGAAACTCGAAACCGACATCATTCGCACCCGCACCGGGGCAGACGGTGTCGCGCAGGCGCACGTGCGCGGGATCTCCGCCGCACTGTTCGATCACTGGGACTCCCGTGAGGGAGACCCGCAGCTCCACACGCACATGCTCGTCTCCAACCGGGTCCAAGGAGAAGACGGCCGCTGGCGCACGATCGACTCCCGCTGGTCCCTGATGCCAGCCGTGGCCACGGCCGGCGCGTACTACGACGGCGTCCTCATGGACGAACTCTCCTCCCGTTTCGGCATCGAGTGGACCGTCGAAGACGTCCTGCAGCGCCCCGAGCAGTACCGGGAATGGTTGGTCGAATCGCAGCGACCCGATACGCCGGCAGCACGGCAGCAGTTCTCGATCGACGCCGGCACCAATCCCGGATCGGTGAAGTGGCAAATCGACGGGGTGCCGAAAACTCTCGTGGAGGAATACTCGACACGATCACATGCGATCCGAAAAGAGAAGGATCGACTGGTGGCAAAGTACGTCAAGGAGCACTGCAAACAGCCCAGCGACCGAGCCGTCATCAAGATGCGCCAATATGCGACGTTCGCCACCCGTGCGGCGAAGAAAGCACGATCGCTTCGAGAGCTCACCCAGAACTGGCGGGAGCGAGCCAAGTCGCACATCGGGGACTCGTTCCTGTTCGCAGATCGACTGTTGGATACAGCGGCGCCGCGCAAGGCGGACCTCCCACTGTGGTCATTCCGGCACGACGACGTCGACGACGACGCTGCCCGAGACGCCGCCGAATTCGTGCTGCACACCCTCGCTAGCGCACGGTCGACGTGGGGGAGACGCAACGCCGAGACCGCGGCACTGCGTGCGATCGCCGGGTGGCGTTTTCGCTCTCCCGAAGACCGCGACCAGGCCGTGCACCGAGTCGTTGATCTCGTCCTCTCCCAAGCCATCCCGCTCACACCCAAGAACCACCTGCACACCCCGTATCGGTTCCGAACCGCGGACGGGCAGGACATGTTCCATCCCGAAGCGCGGGACCTCTTCACGACTCGCGAAGTGTGGGATGCAGAAGGTCGCCTCCTCGAAGCCGGCCGATCCCTGCAAGGCCCACGCATCGAGCAAGCGATCGTCGATACCCACATCTCCCTGCCGACAGGGACTGAAAGGCGCGTTCTTTCCAGTGACCAGGCGGCCGCCGTGGAGAACATTGTCACCAGCGGCCGCCAGGTCGACGTCCTCGTCGGGCCCGCAGGTGCCGGCAAGACCACGAGCCTTGAAAAGCTCCGCGAGCTCTGGGAACTCACGCACGGCGCCGGCACTGTGCGCGGTCTCGCCCCGACCGCCCGCGCGGCCGAAGTGCTCGCAGAATCACTCGGCATCCAGACCGAGAACACCGCGAAATGGCTCCACGAAACCGCACGCGGCACCGACACCAAAGACGGCATCGACTACCGACTCCAGCCAGGCGAACTCATCATCGTTGACGAAGCCTCCATCGGGGGCACGCTCGCACTCGACGCGATCCGCGCACAGGTCCAAGCGGCCGGCGCGAAGCTGCTGCTCGTGGGGGACTGGGCGCAGCTCGCCGCAGTCGATGCCGGCGGCGCGTTCGGGCTCCTCGCCTCCGACCGGCAGGACGTCGCCGAGCTCGTGAACCTCCACCGCTTCACCGCCGACTGGGAAGCGGACGCCTCCAAACTCCTCCGGCTCGGGAAAACCGCCGGCCTCGACGCCTACATCGAACACGACCGCGTCTTCGCGGGCCTCGATGAAACGATCATCGACCAGGCCGTCGACGCCTGGCGAACGGACGAGGCGACACTGGACGATTCCGGCGACCGGCTCGTGTCGCTCCTGATCGCCCCCACGAACGAGATGGTGGAGCGCCTCAACACCATCGCACGCACCTGGCGCATCGAACAAGGCGACGTCGACGCGACGCAGGAAACGGTGATCGCCTCTGGTGTCGCATCCCCGGGCGATCGGATCGTGACGCGTCAGAACGCGAGAACCCTCCGCACCGATCACGACCGGTGGGTGAAAAACAACGACGAATGGGTCGTCGCCGGCATCAACCCGGACACGGGCGACATCGTCGCCGTCGCCGGCGACGAGTACGTCACCCTGCCCGCCGACTACTGCCGGGATCACGTGCAGCTCGCATACGCGACCACCGCGCACCGCTCCCAGGGCCGCACCGTCGACACCGCCCACACCATCGTCGATTCCAGCGCCTCCCGGGAGACGTTCTACGTCGCGATGACGCGCGGGAAGCGCTCGAACAAGGCGTATGTCGTCGTCGACGAGAACGGCGACATGGGCGACCCCGGCGCGCTCGGAATGACGCGCACCTGGCGGGAAACCCTCGAACACGTCGTCACGAAACAGGGCGGCGACATCGCCGCCCACGACACGCTCCGAGAAGAAGCCGAACGCATCGGCTCGATCCGGCAACTCGCGGCCGAGTACCAGACCCTCACCGCCGACCAGCTCGAACGCGAATACCTCCCCGGGCTCGCGAACCTGCACCTGGTCGACCCGGAATCGCCAGACTCCCCGTATCTCGGGCCGGTACTTGTGAACCTCCGACGCCTGGAAACGCGCGGCCACGACGTGCCCGGCACGATCACGGAACTGCTCGCAACCCGGGACCTCGACGGCGCACGCGACGTGCTCGCAGTGCTGCACTACCGCCTCAACACGCACCTGGAAGATCTGCGCGAACACGACGCCTACGCCCGATTCGCGCCTCTGCTGGCCCCCTTCGGCATCGACTCAGAAGAGACCCGTTCGAACCTCCGTCTCGGGCGGATGCTCACCGCGTTGGAGGGCGCGGCCGACACCACCCTCGAAGACGCGGTGCGCGGGGCGCTCGAGCGCATGGACCGGGGGAGTACTCGAGATGTCTCCGCACGGCTCGCTCACCTGCTGCGCTCCGAGTACCGCATCGACCCCGACGCGCTCGACGCACCAGATCATCTCCGCAGCGTGAACACGGTGCACCATATCGCCGGCCTCATCGAACCGGCTCCGGACTTTGGAGATCCCGACTTTGGAAAGGCTCTGAGGGATCGTGAGCTCGCGATGCAGCTCCGGGCAGAACTCGTCGTCGACCGCGCGATCGCGGACAAGGAGCCGTGGCTCGAAGCGCTCGGAGAGCAGCTCCCTGGCGCCGAATCAGAATGGCGCAGGCGCGCCGTCACTGTCGCATGCTTCCGTGACCTGTACGGCGTCGCCACCGACGAACCGCTCGGCCGCGAGCACGCCCACGCGCGCAATCGGGAACGCGATCGCCAGATCGCCGCAGCGGCACTCAGAGTCGCCCCTGCACCTCGAACTGAGGGAAGCTACGTGCCCGCACAGCAAGGCCCGGACGTGCTGCCGAGTGCGCCTGTCCTGGGCTACTGA